GAAAAAGGATTAAGTTGTATACTCTGCATTGATCTTCACATAATCATAGGTAAGGTCACAGCCCCAGGCAGCTGCAGTGGCATCACCTTGATGGAGATCCACAAGTATGTTGACATTTTTCTCCTGCATGATTTCCTCTGCCAGATTAAGCTCATCGGTTCCTTCAAATGCAAGTATCTTGCCCTTATCAACTAAAACAGCTTTCTTTCCATCATCTGAGTTTACGGAAACTGAAATCATGGTCTGATCCATTTCACAGCCGGAGTATCCAACTGCCGCTACGATTCTACCCCAATTAGGGTCTCCGCCAAAAATGGCTGATTTTACAAGAGATGAACTTATAACTGATTTTGAAGCCAAAATTGCATCATTCTCATCTTTAGCACCATTGACCTTGCATTCAATGAATTTGGTAGCCCCTTCACCATCACGAGCCATCATTTTAGCCAAGCTTATGCAGATGAAATCCAAGGCTTCCTGGAAATCTTCATTGATCTTGCCATTTTCTGCAACTTCAACTCCAGACTTGCCGTTTGCCATCAATATTGCTGTATCATTTGTGCTTTGGTCTCCATCAACGACAATCATGTTGAAGCTCTTGTTCACAGCAGATTTCAAAGCATTATTAATCATTTCAGAAGAGATCACTGCATCAGTTGCCAGGAAGCATAGCATGGTCCCCATATTCGGTGCAATCATTCCTACCCCTTTGGTAATTCCACCGATTGTCACTTTTTTTCCATCAATAGCTGTCTCTACAGCGAATTCCTTATGATAAGTGTCAGTTGTCATCAATGATTTGGCTGCATCTGTGGAACTTTCAGCACTGTGGTCCAATTTGGAAATGGATTCCTCAACCAAAGGCAATATAATGTCCATAGGCATCTTTCTTCCAATCA
The sequence above is drawn from the Methanobrevibacter sp. genome and encodes:
- the argJ gene encoding bifunctional ornithine acetyltransferase/N-acetylglutamate synthase, with the protein product MSNINVIEGGICAVEGVRAAGSREGKYGLTVIESLDSAASAVFTSNKVVAAPIIHTKEMIKGGKISLVVANSGNANCFTGEEGIADCDRTIEFASGITNIPADEIATASTGVIGRKMPMDIILPLVEESISKLDHSAESSTDAAKSLMTTDTYHKEFAVETAIDGKKVTIGGITKGVGMIAPNMGTMLCFLATDAVISSEMINNALKSAVNKSFNMIVVDGDQSTNDTAILMANGKSGVEVAENGKINEDFQEALDFICISLAKMMARDGEGATKFIECKVNGAKDENDAILASKSVISSSLVKSAIFGGDPNWGRIVAAVGYSGCEMDQTMISVSVNSDDGKKAVLVDKGKILAFEGTDELNLAEEIMQEKNVNILVDLHQGDATAAAWGCDLTYDYVKINAEYTT